Proteins encoded in a region of the Paucibacter sediminis genome:
- a CDS encoding transporter substrate-binding domain-containing protein, with amino-acid sequence MHAMPLRSAAALIALSLAAAGAQAGCAKAYTVGVSALGYSAFLHDKQWRGVVPDLVQALEVRSGCRLVLEARPRARVMLEFGRGALDIVTSSQPTPERDQIGQYLPYAYTELDLVVGAGLRQQIRSAADFMALEGPTLGLVRGIFMGAELEAWAAALQLAKRVEWAADFENLATRLNAGRIQAAIVPSAIHAKLFAEGQMQAGSYVVDLPEAEPVPIGLYLNRQTVGEADQQLLQHHLQQLVGEGQVEQIYTRYLGPALTQRLFKLRARPKP; translated from the coding sequence ATGCATGCCATGCCGCTTCGCAGCGCCGCCGCATTGATTGCGCTGAGCCTGGCCGCCGCCGGTGCGCAGGCGGGCTGCGCCAAGGCCTACACGGTGGGCGTCTCGGCGCTGGGCTACAGCGCCTTCCTGCACGACAAGCAATGGCGCGGCGTGGTGCCCGATCTGGTGCAGGCGCTGGAGGTGCGCAGCGGCTGCCGCCTCGTGCTGGAAGCGCGCCCGCGGGCGCGCGTGATGCTGGAGTTCGGCCGCGGCGCGCTCGACATCGTCACCTCCTCGCAGCCCACGCCCGAGCGCGACCAGATCGGCCAATACCTGCCCTATGCCTATACCGAGCTGGACCTGGTGGTGGGCGCCGGCCTGCGCCAGCAGATCCGCTCGGCGGCGGACTTCATGGCCCTGGAGGGCCCGACGCTGGGCCTGGTGCGCGGCATCTTCATGGGCGCCGAGCTGGAGGCCTGGGCCGCCGCCCTGCAGCTGGCCAAGCGGGTGGAATGGGCCGCCGACTTCGAGAACCTCGCCACGCGCCTGAACGCCGGCCGCATCCAGGCCGCCATCGTGCCCTCGGCCATCCACGCCAAGCTGTTTGCCGAGGGCCAGATGCAGGCGGGCAGCTATGTGGTGGACCTGCCCGAGGCCGAGCCGGTGCCCATCGGTCTCTACCTGAACCGCCAGACCGTCGGCGAGGCCGACCAGCAGCTGCTGCAGCATCATCTGCAGCAGCTCGTGGGCGAAGGCCAGGTGGAGCAGATCTACACGCGCTACCTCGGCCCGGCGCTGACGCAGCGCCTCTTCAAGCTGCGCGCGCGCCCGAAACCCTGA